Proteins found in one Leptolyngbya sp. CCY15150 genomic segment:
- a CDS encoding DUF3370 domain-containing protein has translation MWMLLSTLTLADLPAPPEPQEIVVPQSVRSLPGQLDSVPVFNSNSPELVQMEGILLSTFPPMGMADPSAHLDFAFQGRFDIFAHHVYRADDPEDLTSLYIGVVAYNPGDNDATVSILHGASYLSQPDAPFFPLPPLEENPRGDVFAGPGSRVMSDVLRNRRQEELFPAQVTIPPGQYRLLLNAPIPVAELDPPLNGRSTLMRLRSDQPIYLASLAHYAEVIVDLDADADLGADADMGADADTDQMGNPDTAMDADADGIGDPDTEMPRVQEQAPSLEDWVALLETGDLAGGRDRPPTPLDAPGQIIYGRVAGVAQGSQWDAFVSDTPESSTLTIPEPGEAVSYGLSTLVAGRLGTGQVQTAPMLVRYPDTAYQAHGNYGIQYNLFMPLHNPTDVAQTVTLSLQTPIKEDMLSQDGLRFFEPLPTQTFFRGTVQVSYVDDDGRPQSRFVHLVQQRGDQSEPLVTLTLPSGDRRSVEVSFLYPPDSTPPQVLTLRTLLADEDGR, from the coding sequence ATGTGGATGTTGCTCTCGACTCTCACGCTAGCTGACCTACCGGCTCCCCCCGAGCCTCAGGAAATTGTGGTGCCCCAATCGGTGCGATCGCTGCCTGGGCAGCTCGACTCTGTTCCGGTGTTCAACAGCAACAGTCCAGAACTCGTGCAAATGGAGGGTATTTTGCTCTCCACCTTCCCTCCCATGGGCATGGCCGATCCCAGCGCCCATCTCGACTTTGCCTTTCAGGGACGCTTTGATATCTTTGCCCACCATGTCTATCGGGCTGACGATCCAGAGGATCTCACTAGCCTGTATATCGGCGTTGTGGCCTATAACCCCGGCGACAACGATGCCACCGTCAGCATTCTGCACGGAGCTAGCTACCTGAGTCAGCCCGATGCCCCCTTCTTTCCCCTGCCGCCTCTAGAAGAAAATCCTCGGGGGGATGTGTTTGCGGGGCCAGGCAGTCGGGTGATGTCTGACGTGTTGCGCAATCGACGGCAGGAGGAGCTGTTTCCGGCACAGGTGACGATTCCGCCGGGACAGTATCGCCTGTTGTTAAATGCACCGATTCCGGTGGCTGAACTGGATCCACCGCTGAACGGGCGATCGACCCTGATGCGGCTCAGGAGTGATCAACCCATCTACCTAGCGAGTCTGGCCCACTATGCCGAGGTCATCGTTGACCTGGATGCGGATGCCGACCTGGGTGCGGATGCCGATATGGGTGCGGATGCCGACACCGATCAGATGGGCAATCCAGATACCGCAATGGACGCCGATGCCGATGGGATAGGTGACCCAGATACCGAGATGCCGAGGGTGCAGGAGCAAGCGCCTTCTCTAGAGGACTGGGTAGCGCTATTGGAAACGGGTGACTTGGCCGGCGGACGCGATCGCCCCCCCACGCCCCTGGATGCTCCAGGACAGATCATCTACGGGCGAGTGGCGGGGGTGGCCCAGGGCTCCCAATGGGATGCTTTTGTGTCGGATACGCCGGAGAGCTCTACCCTGACGATTCCTGAGCCAGGCGAAGCGGTGTCCTATGGGCTCAGTACCTTGGTGGCAGGACGCTTGGGCACAGGGCAAGTGCAGACTGCGCCGATGCTGGTGCGCTATCCTGATACGGCCTACCAAGCCCACGGCAACTATGGCATTCAGTACAACCTGTTTATGCCGCTGCATAATCCAACGGATGTGGCTCAAACCGTGACCCTAAGTTTGCAAACGCCAATCAAAGAAGACATGCTTTCTCAAGATGGGCTGCGCTTTTTTGAACCCTTGCCCACCCAGACGTTCTTTCGCGGCACCGTGCAGGTCAGCTATGTCGATGACGACGGGCGTCCTCAATCGCGCTTTGTCCACCTGGTGCAGCAGCGGGGCGATCAAAGTGAACCCTTGGTGACGCTGACGCTGCCTTCGGGCGATCGCCGCTCTGTGGAGGTGAGTTTTCTCTATCCTCCAGATTCAACCCCGCCCCAGGTGTTGACTCTGCGCACCCTCTTGGCTGACGAGGATGGACGTTAG
- a CDS encoding AAA-like domain-containing protein → MDLDDQPIQNITLPPLLSGKRALAAIMFTDVESFTAKMAHNEAHAFTMIHRDYGVMQQACQQWDGKILKSLGDGLLVYFENAEQAVQCAIEIQQRFIDHAVGCPPEDILKHRIGIHLGEVIFSGTDVMGNGVNMAARLQKEALAGGISFSQSVYDAVRNQVRSPVTYLGLRSLKGIQSAVPIYHIAPPTPSVSLRQRVYVSYRDQSPDLKLAHTLYAAMSAAGHSAFMAGESTHFSDHWAQRLETELNQCDYFVLLLSAQSAGSEMIIEEVRRAKELRGYNSSRKPQMVPIRVNFPSHALLDYNLSGFINLQGYLDRIHHWEWHSDADTPGLVRDMLALLSEGRSLEEPTTDEQPWSGVIQLPAIAVPEMPEGQVNLASIFYTERPPVEVRCQEAISQPGALLRIKAPRQMGKTSLMTRVLHYAQQQRYHTVPLSLQLADDRALRDLDQFLKWFCASVGRRLQLPNRLADYWDDIFGSKDNCTAYFEEYLLSQLDAPLVIGLDEVDYIFQHPEIAADFFVLLRAWHEDAKSRDIWQKLRLVVVHATEVYVPMDINQSPFNVGTPVALPEFSGDQIYSLAKLHGLAWDMGDVDRLMALVGGHPYLVRLALYHLARRDITLERLLDQGTTESGLYGDHLRRHLWSLEQNPDLLDAMARVVAADGPVRLDATQAFKLHSIGLVHLQGNEVVPRCYLYRHYLRDRLPSR, encoded by the coding sequence ATGGATCTTGACGACCAGCCCATCCAAAACATTACCCTTCCGCCTTTGCTCTCTGGAAAACGAGCATTGGCGGCAATTATGTTTACGGATGTGGAATCCTTCACCGCTAAGATGGCGCACAATGAAGCCCATGCGTTCACCATGATCCATCGAGATTATGGGGTGATGCAGCAGGCCTGCCAGCAGTGGGACGGAAAAATTCTCAAGTCGCTGGGGGATGGGCTGCTGGTCTATTTCGAAAATGCTGAGCAGGCGGTGCAGTGCGCCATCGAGATTCAGCAGCGCTTTATAGACCATGCCGTGGGCTGTCCACCCGAGGATATTTTGAAGCATCGCATTGGCATCCACCTCGGTGAGGTGATCTTTAGCGGTACGGATGTTATGGGCAATGGGGTGAACATGGCCGCTCGCTTGCAGAAAGAGGCCCTGGCCGGCGGCATTAGCTTTTCCCAATCGGTCTACGATGCCGTGCGCAATCAGGTGCGATCGCCCGTCACCTATCTGGGGTTGCGTTCTCTCAAGGGTATCCAGTCGGCTGTCCCCATCTACCATATTGCTCCGCCCACTCCCTCCGTCAGTTTGCGTCAGCGGGTCTATGTGTCCTACCGCGACCAATCGCCGGATCTCAAGCTGGCCCATACGCTCTATGCGGCCATGTCAGCGGCGGGGCATTCTGCTTTCATGGCTGGGGAAAGCACCCATTTCTCCGACCACTGGGCCCAGCGCTTGGAAACAGAGCTGAACCAGTGTGATTACTTCGTCCTTCTCCTGTCTGCCCAATCGGCGGGCAGTGAAATGATCATTGAAGAGGTGCGCCGCGCCAAGGAGCTACGCGGCTACAACAGCAGTCGCAAGCCGCAGATGGTGCCCATTCGGGTGAACTTTCCTAGCCATGCTCTGCTGGACTATAACCTGAGTGGCTTCATTAATTTGCAGGGCTACCTCGATCGCATCCATCATTGGGAATGGCATTCCGATGCCGATACGCCTGGCCTCGTGCGGGATATGCTGGCGCTGCTGTCGGAGGGGCGATCGCTGGAGGAACCGACCACCGATGAACAGCCTTGGAGCGGAGTCATTCAACTGCCCGCGATCGCTGTGCCGGAAATGCCTGAGGGCCAGGTGAACCTAGCCTCGATTTTCTATACCGAACGTCCCCCCGTTGAGGTGCGCTGCCAGGAAGCCATCAGCCAGCCGGGGGCGCTCCTGCGGATTAAAGCTCCGCGTCAAATGGGCAAAACATCCCTGATGACGCGGGTGTTGCACTACGCCCAGCAGCAGCGCTACCACACCGTGCCCTTGAGTTTGCAATTAGCCGATGATCGAGCCCTGCGGGATTTAGATCAATTTCTCAAATGGTTCTGTGCCAGTGTGGGACGGCGGCTGCAGTTGCCCAACCGCCTGGCGGATTACTGGGACGACATTTTTGGCAGCAAAGATAACTGCACCGCCTACTTTGAGGAATATCTGCTGAGCCAGTTGGATGCTCCCTTGGTGATTGGGCTGGATGAAGTGGACTACATCTTTCAGCATCCCGAGATTGCTGCTGACTTCTTCGTGTTGCTGCGGGCCTGGCACGAAGATGCCAAAAGTCGTGATATTTGGCAAAAGCTGCGTTTGGTGGTGGTTCATGCCACGGAAGTCTATGTGCCCATGGACATTAACCAGTCTCCCTTTAATGTTGGCACGCCTGTGGCTCTGCCGGAGTTTAGCGGTGATCAAATCTATAGTCTCGCCAAACTCCATGGTCTAGCTTGGGATATGGGGGATGTGGATCGGCTGATGGCGCTTGTGGGCGGGCATCCCTACTTGGTGCGCCTGGCGCTCTACCACCTGGCCCGTCGGGACATCACCCTAGAACGGTTGCTCGATCAAGGAACGACCGAATCAGGGCTCTATGGGGATCACCTGCGTCGGCATTTGTGGAGCTTGGAGCAGAATCCTGATCTGCTCGATGCCATGGCGCGGGTGGTGGCGGCGGATGGGCCGGTACGGCTCGATGCAACCCAGGCCTTTAAGCTGCACAGCATTGGCTTGGTGCATTTACAGGGCAATGAAGTGGTGCCCCGCTGTTATTTGTATCGCCATTATTTACGCGATCGCTTACCCAGTCGCTAA